The Halorubrum sp. BV1 genome contains the following window.
CGCCGGCGGCGACCCGACCGTGGGCGACTCGCCGACGCCCTTCGCGCCGATCGGGTGGTGCGGCGACGGCGTGACGGTGTGACCCGTCTCGAAGTTCGGGATCTCGTTCGCCGTGGGCAGCAGGTAGTTCATGAAGTCACCGCCGGTGACGTTGCCGTTGTCGTCGTAGGTGACCTTCTCAAGCATTGCGGTGCCGATCCCCTGGGCGAGTCCGCCGTGGATCTGGCCCTCGATGATCATCGGGTTGATGCGGTTCCCGCAGTCGTCGACCGCGACGAACTTCTCGAACTCCACCTCGCCGGTCTCGCGGTCGACCTCAACTATCACGATGTACGACCCGAACGGGTACGTCATCTCCGGCGGGTCGTAGTAGTTCGTCGCCTCCAGCCCGGGTTCCTCGTCGCCGGGGTGGTTCATGTAGGCTCCCGCCGCGATCTCCGTGATGGTGATCGAGCGGTCCGGCGCGCCGGCGACGTGGAACTCGCCGGACTCCCGGTCCCACTCGATGTCCTCTTCTGCGGCTTCGAGTTCGTTCGCCGCGATCGATTTGGCCTTGTCGCGCACCTTGCGCGCGGCGACGGCCGCGGCCGCGCCCGCGACGGGCGTCGACCGCGAGCCGTAGGTTCCGAGCCCGTACGGCTCGGTATCCGTGTCGCCGTGCTCGACGGAGATGTTGTCGACGTCCATCCCCAGCTCCTCCGCGACGATCTGCGCGAAGGTGGTCTCGTGGCCCTGGCCCTGCGTCTGGACGCCGACGCGCAGGACGGCGTTGCCGGTCGGATTCACGCGTAAGTCCGCGGAGTCGAACATCTCGATCCCGGCGATGTCACACTGCTTGCCGGGTCCGGCCCCGACGACCTCCGTGAACGAGGAGATGCCGATGCCGATGAGCTTGTCAGCGTCCTCGGCGATCCGACGCTGCTGCTCCTCGCGGTAGTGCTCGTAGTCGGCCATCTCCAAGGCCTTGTCGAGCGCCTTCTCGTAGTCGCCGGAGTCGTAGTTCCACCCGGTCGCAGACTCGTACGGGAACGCCTCCGAGGGGATGAAGTTCTTCCGGCGGATCTCGGCCGGGTCCATCTCCAGCTCGTCGGCGAGCACCTTCACCATGCGCTCGATGAGGTACACCGCCTCCGTGACGCGGAACGAGCACCGGTAGGCGACCCCGCCGGGCGCGGTGTTGGTGAACGCGGCTGTAAGCGACCCGTAGGCCGCCTCGATGTCGTACGACCCGGTGAAGATGTTGAAGAAGCCGGCCGGGAACTTCGACGGCTGGGCCGCCGCGTTGTACGCGCCGTGGTTGGCGAGCACGTCGACTTTGACGCCCTCTATCATCCCGTCTTCGGTGGCCGCGAGTTCGCCGGTCATGTCGTAGTCGCGGGCGAACCCGGTCGTCTGGATGTTCTCTGAGCGCTCTTCGATCCATTTCACCGGCTGTTCGAGGACGTACGACGCCGCCGCGGCGACGACGTATCCCGGATAGATCGGCACCTTGTTGCCGAACCCGCCGCCCACGTCGGGGCTCACGATCCGGACCTTGTGCTCCGGGATGCCCGACACCTGCGAGAACAGGGTGCGGTGGGCGTGGGGAGCCTGCGAGGTCATGTGGACCGTCATCTTGTCCATCCCGGGATCCCAGTCGGCGACCGCGCCGCACGTCTCGATCGGGGCGGGATGGAGCCGCTGGTACAGCATGTCCTCCTCGACCGTGACGTCGGCCTCGTCGAACACCGCCTCGGTGGCCTCCTTGTCGCCGGTGTCCCAGTCGAAGATGTGGTTGTCCTCCTGGTCGTCGAGCTCGTCGCGCACGAGCGGGGCGTCCTCTTCTAAGGCCTCCGCGGCGTCGACGACTGGATCGAGCACGTCGTACTCGACTTCGACCTTCTGGGCGCCGTCTTTCGCCGCGTAGCGGTCCGTGGCGATGACGGCCGCGACCTCTTGGGACTGGAACTTCACCTTCTCGTTGACGAGCACGTCCTGCGTGTCGTCCATCAGCGTCGGCATCGTCGCGAGGTCGTGCTCCAGTAAGTCGTCGGCCGTCAACACCGCGACGACATCGTCCATCGCCTCCGCGCGGGAGCCGTCGATGTTCTCGATTCTGGCGTGCGCATGTGGACTCCGGACGATCTCACAGTGGAGCATGCCCGGCTTCTTGATGTCGTCGACGTAGTTACCGCGCCCGGTGATGAAGCGTTTGTCCTCCTTGCGCGTCACCTCCTCACCCATGCCGCCGCGGCCGTGGCCGCAGTGTTTCTCCGGGTCGGGACCGCCGTCCTCGTCGTGTTGATACTCCGTTTCGGCGTCGGGTACGTCTGGTTCGCTGCTCATACGGAATCACCTCGGTCGTCCGCGTCGACGGCGGCGTCGCCGTTTCCGTCCTCCGCGTCGTCGAGGAGCGCCTCGCGGTCGAACGGGTCGGCCCCGCTCGGCCCGCCACAGCAGTCCTCGCGCCCGCAGAACGTGTCTGCGTCGCCGCCGACCGCGGGCGGCTCGTGGCCGCCTTCCGGCGAGGGCGTCTGTGCGGTCCCGCCGTCCGGTCCCGCGTCTGCGGTCGATTCGCCCGTCCGCGCCGCGACGGCGCCGCCGTCGGCCGCCGCTCGGTCCGCGAGTTCGTCGGCCGCGTACTCGATCGACCGGACGATGTTCTGGTAGCCGGTACATCGACAGAGGTTCCCGCTTATCGCGTCGCGGATCGTTTCCTCGTCGGGGTCGGGGTCCTCGTCGAGCAGCGCCTTGCCCGACATGAGCATTCCCGGTGTGCAGTAGCCGCACTGCAGGCCGTGTTCCTCGCGGAACCCCTCCTGAAGCGGGTGGATCCCGTCGGCCTCCGGTAAGTCCTCCATTCCCTCGACGGTGAGTATCTCCGCGCCGTCCGCCTGCGCGGCGAACATGAGACACGACTTGATCGGCTCGCCGTCCTTCAACACGGTACAGGCACCGCAGTTGCCCGTGTCACAGCCGATGTGCGTGCCGGTGAGGTCCAGGTCCTCGCGGATCGCGTGGACGAGCAGCCGCCGCGGCTCGACTTCGACCGTGTGTTCGGTGCCGTTGACCGTCAGCGTGATTTCGCGTTCGTCTGTCACTGTGTGACCCTCCGTTTGACCGTTACCGTGCCGGCGCGCTCGGCTGCGTCACCCAGCGCGCGCTGGGTGAGCACGTCGACCATCCGCGCCTTGTAGTCCGCGCCGCCGTGCTCGTCCGATTCGGGATTCGACTGCTCTGCGGCCAGCTCACCGGCCGCAGCGAACAGGTCGGGACTCGGCCGCTCGCCTTCGAGGTGCTCCTCGGCGTCCGTCGCGCGGGCGTTCGTGATGTCGACGGCGGTCATCCCGATCCCGGCCGACTCGATGGTGCCGTCGTCGTCGAACGTGAGCCGGACGCCGACGCCGGCCATCGCGTAGTCGCCTGTCTTGCGCTTCAGCTTGTGATACGCGCTCCCCTCGTTCGGTGACGGAGTCGGAACGCGGACCTCGGTGATCAGCTCGTCCTCACCGAGCGTCGTGTCGTACGGCAAGAGGAAGAACTCCTCGGCCGGGATCGCTCGCTCGCCGTCGGGGCCGCGCGCGACCACCTCGCCCTCGTGCGCGAGCAGCACCGACCCCCAGTCGCCCTTCGGGTCGGCCTGCGCGACGGAGCCGACGACCGTCCCGCGGTTGCGGATCTGTGGGTCGGCGACGAGCGGCGCGGCGTCGGCGAAGCTCCCGTACTTCTCGTCTATCACGTCGGACTCGGCGATGTCCGCGTGACGCGCGAGCGCGCCGACGCGGAGGTGGCCGTCCGCCTCGCGGAGGTAGTCGAGCGAGTCGATGCCGTTGATGTCGACGACCACGTCGGGGTTCGCGAGCCGGAAGCGCAACATCGGCACGAGGCTCTGTCCCCCGGCGAGGATCGTCGGGTCGTCGAGGCTCTCCAGTAGGCTGACCGCCTCGTCGACCGTCGTCGGTTCGTGATGCTCAAACGGGGCTGACTTCATCAGAACATCCCTCGAATTCGGTCCGTGACCCCCGAGTCGGTCTCCTCGACGTCGGTCATCTGCGACTCGATGGAGGTGAAGAAGTTGTTGACGATCTTGTTCGCCACCGGGTTGATCACGCGCCCGCCGAGCTGGGCGATCCGCCCGGAGATGTCGGCTTCGGTCCACCACTCGATGCGGGAGCCGTCGCCGTCTTCCTGCGGGTGAATCCGCATGCCGGACTCCATGCTGAAGCTGCTCCCGCTCGCGGAGCCCGAGCCGGTGGCCGTCATCTCGAACTCCTCCTCGTCGCGGTCGTCGATGGTGACCGTCGTCTCGAACTTCGGCTTCACGCTGCCGACGCCGACCTGCATCAGCGCCGCGTACGTCTGGCCTGTCCGGAACGCCCGCGCCGCGACGTCGTCGGCCTCCGCCTCCGGCAGCGTCGGAATGTCCTCCTCGGGCTCGAAGGAGTCCCACTCGAAGGAGTCGTCCATCGGTGTGATGTACTGACATCCCTTCAGCGAGTCGCGCACCGCGACCGGGTCCGAGAGCACGACCCACGCCTTCTCCGGCGGAACGCCGTCGAGTTCGAACTCGCCGTCGAACTCCATCAGCGATCCCCCACGTCTACCGTCGTTCGTCCATCTGTCACCGTCATCTTTTATATCCCCCTCCTATGAGCATACTATTACCACGGTCTATGATATGTAGTACCACCCTAATAAACGTTATCGACCATGACAAATCGGCCGTCCGCGGACGGAACGGCCGTGACGGCCTCGTCCGTAGCCGATGAGCGGGGATCCGACCGAGGGCGGCGGCGGTGGGGGCGGAGACGGCGACCACGGCCACGGCGAGATCACGCCGGTACGGACGGCCGCGGAGCGCGTCCGCAACCTCCGCGACGAGTGGCTCGATCGGTGGGGCACAGAGACGGTCGAGATCGACCGGATCGCCGGCCGGACGCTTTCCGAGCCGATCGACGCGCCGGCGGCGGTCCCCGAGCGGAGCCACGCGACGATGGACGGCTACGCGTTCGACGCGAGCGAGGGGTACCCGTACGAGCTACTCGACCGGGAGGTGTTCCCCGAGTCCGAGCCGCCGTCGCTGTCGTCCGGCGAGGCCGTCCGGATCTTCACCGGCGCGCCGCTCCCGACCGGAGCCAACGCCGTCCTCAAACAGGAGGAGGCGAGCGTCGAGGACGGCCGACTCGACGGCACGCCGACCGACCCCGGCACGTACGTCTACGAGCGCGGCAGCAACGTGGCGGACGGTGAGCGGCTGTTCGCGGCGGGCGAGCGGCTCGGCGCGAAAGACGCGATCTTGCTCGGCGACCTCGGGATCGACGAGGTTCCCGTGACGGAGCGTCCCTCCGTGGGGCTTCTGGCGACCGGCACGGAGATCCACGAGGGGCGGCAGGCCGACCTCGACTCGCCGATGCTCGCGGGACTCGTCGACGGGTGGGGCGGCGAGGCGACCTACGAGGGCACCGTCCCGGACGAGTATGACCGCGTCAGAGACCGGATCGCGGGGCTCGCCGACGACCACGACGTGGTGATAACCACCGGCGGCACGAGCGTCGGCGACAAAGACTACGTGGTGCGCGCGCTCCGCGAGCTTGGAACCGTGCTGTTCCACCGCGTCGCGCTGCGGCCCGGCAAACCCATCGCGGTCGCCACGCTCGACGACCGGGACGCCGTCGTCTTCGCAATCCCCGGCAAGCCCGTCGGCGCGCACGCGGTGACCTCCCTCGTCGCGCGGCCCTTCTTCACCGGGGACACCGCGCTTCCGACCGTCGACGCGACGATGACGAGCGACGTCGGGATCGCGGTGCCGGGGTTCACGTACGCCGTCCCGGTGACGCTCGCGGACGGCGATGCGCTGCCGCTCGGCCACGTCGACTCGCCGCTCGCCGTGTACGAGGAGGCGTTCGACCCGAGCGTGCTCTCCTCCAGCACGCGGGCGACGCGCGCCGACGGGTTCGTGCTCACCGAGTCGACGCTGTCGGCCGGCGAGGCGGTCGACGTCGTCCCCTACCCGGCCGTCGAGCGATGAGCGACGACGGACTCCCGGTCGTCTCGCCGCCGTTCGACGCGGACGAACCCGGTCAGGCGGACACAGCCGACGCGCCTCGCGTCGCGGGCGTGCTGCTCGCCGCGGGGACGAGCAGTCGGTTCGGCGACGACAACAAGCTCCTCGCGACCGTCGACGGCGAGCCGGTCGTGCGGCGGGCGGCGCGGACGCTCGTCGACGCCGGAGTCAATCCGGTGGTCGTCGTCGTCGGCTACGAAGCCGACCGCGTCCGCGACGCCGTGGCGGACCTCCCGGTCAGGGTCGCGGTCAACGACGCGTACGAGGCGGGACAGTCGACGTCCGTCCGGACGGGAATCGGTGCGCTCGGCGATACGGACGCATCCGGCGACGTCGACGCCGCGGTGATCGCACTCGGCGACATGCCCCTCGTCGATTCGGCGACCGTCGAGACGCTCATCGCGGCGTACGCCGCCGGCGCGGGCGACGCCCTCGCGGCCGCCTACGACGGCGACCGAGGAAACCCGGTGGTGTTCGACCGGCGGTTCTTCGACCGCCTCGTCGCCGTCGACGGCGACGTGGGAGGGCGCGAGATCCTGTTAGCGGGCGACGCGAGCGCGCTCGTCGCCGTCGACGACCCGGGCGTTCGGCGGGACGTCGATAGACCGGAAGATCTGCCCGAAGGGCGGTGAGTCGCGAAAGGGTGGACGGCCCCCTCGGCCGCGTCGGGCGGGCCGACGGCGGCCCTCGCGGGGAGCTACTCCTCGGGTGCCTTCCGCACCACGATGTTCCCGTCTTCGACGTGCCACTCGACGCGGTCGCCGGCACCGACGTCGAGGAAGTTCCGCACCGGCTTCGGGACCGTCGTCAGGTTCTTTTCGGAGACCTTGGTATCCGTTAGGTTACCCATCGGCTCGCGGTTCGCACGTAGTAGGGACATAGTTTACGCTACGGACACGCGTAGCGGCGAGGCGGCTTGAAAATCGGCCGACCAGCCGCGCTCAGACTGCGGAGTTCCAGCGGTGAGCGCCGCCGTCGGAGGCGTTTCCGAAATCCAGATCGAACCGGTCCGATTCGAGCAACACCGTCCCCGGGACGTACGCGCCGTCGTCGACCGCGGTGAGCAGGTTGCGTTCGCACATCGTCTCCAGTACGTCCTCGACGGTGCGCTCGCGCCCCTCGATCAGGTTCGCCTCCTCGACGACGCCTGCGACCGTCACCCGCCCTTCGAGCATCGCCAAGCGGATCGCCGACACCCACGCAGGCTCTCGTCGCATCTCCCGACACATGACAGTCGTACGCACACTCCCGTCAACCATATACCTTCGCAAGACACTCCCCGTCCGGTGATCGCCTATCGTCGCTCCGGTCAGTCGCCGGCCGTCTCGCGCGTGAACCGATCGAGCGCGAACTCGAGCATGTCCGGGCTCACGGGGCGATACTCCTCGCGTTCGTGGTCGGGGAGATACGCGCGAACGCTGTTCCACGACTCGCGGGCGTACCGCGCGTCGAGGAGGACGCGGACGCCGCGCTCGTCCGGGCCGCGTATCACCCGTCCCACGGCCTGCCGAGCCTTTCGGACCGCGGGGACCGTGAGCGCCGTCTTGAACCCCGACTCGAACCGGCGGTCGTAGGCGGTGATCACCGCTCGCGTCCGCGGCCGCGCCGTGTTGATGATCGGGACGCCGCAGACGACGGCCGCCGAGAGCCGGTCGCCGCGGTAGTCGACGCCCTCCGTGAGCGTTCCCCGCAGGCTCGTCACGAGCACCTTGCCATCGCCCGCGAAGAAGTCGTCTTTCAGCGACTCCGTCGCCCGGTCGCCGGACGACTCGTCGAGGAGGACCGGCTTGTCGAGTCGGTCATCGAGCGCGTCGGCCATCCACGTCGCCTCCGCGTAGCTCGGGGTGCCGACCAGCACGTTCCCCTCGCGGCGCGCGACCGCGGCCGTCGCGTCGAGGTGCGCGAGCCGCGTGTCGTTCCTTTCGCCCGGCGGGCCGCGGTTCTCGTGGGTGAACTTCGGCGCGTCGACCGCGAAGCTCGCGCGGTTCTCCGGAGGAAAGGAGAGTCCGTACGTCCGCTCGACGACCGGTCGCCCCCGCGCTTCGAGGTGGTCGAGGCCCGTCACCTCGCGGAACACGTCCATCGGCTCCAGCGTCGCGCTCATGAGCACGCCGCCGCCGAACTCGGCGAGCCGGTCGCCGATCGGCTCGCTCGGCAGGCAGTTGTACAGCGCGAGGCTCGCGTTGTACGCGCGCCGCCACGAGTCGGGCGGCGCGGTCTCGTCCCACGTCCGCTCTAAGTCGACCGCGCGGAAGAAGTCCTCGTGTCCCTCGCGATACCACGCGTTGAGCGTGCGGCCGACGCCCGGCGCGGCGCGCTTCTTGTCCTCGTCTTCGAGCGAATCGAGGACGCGCTTGACGACCGCGCCCACCTGCTTGGCGCGCGCCCAGACGCGGTCGCCGTACTCCTCCCGTTTCGCCCACGTCGTGATCGCGTCTTCGCCCGGCGCTTCCGGGTCGCGAAGCGGGATCTCGTCGTCGTCGAGCTCGCGCATCGACGCGCGCCAGTCCGGACGCTCGCGGTCGAGCCGCTCGGTCACTCGGCGGTCGAGTTCGCCGCGGAGGTCGGCGTAGAACTCCCGGACGGCCTCGATCTCGTCGACGGTCACGTCCGAATCCTCGATCTCGCCGCGGACCAAGGCGGCGTCTTCGGACTCCGCGCCCGCGGTCTCGAACGACAGCGGCTGGACGACGCGGGTGAGTTCGTTCTCGGCGTCGCGCAGGCTCGCGTCCGCGACGGCGTCGCTCACGAGGTCGCGCACGCGCGGTTCGAGCATGTGCGCCTCGTCGCAGACGACGAACGTCGCGTCGTCGAGCAGCGCGCCGGTGAACGTCCCGGTCGTCACGGGGTCGAACGCGTGATAGTAGTTGCCGATGACGACCTCGACCTCCGGGACGAGCGCGCCCATGACCGAGTGCGGACACGAGCCGTGGCCCGCGGCGAGCCGGACCAGTTCGTCGCTGTCGACGTGGCCGATATCGGTCACGTCGAACGGCACCGCCTCCGCGGGGTCGCCGTCCTCTGGGAGATCGTCGAGGAAGCCGGCGTAAAAGGGGCAGAACTCGGTCCCCTCGAACTCCTCCGTGTCGGGGCGGTACGGGGTGGCCTCGCCGTCGACGCTGAGGTAGTCGGCGTCAGGGGCGGCGGAACCGGGGGCGTCGCCGGTCGCGGGGCCGGCGGCGGTGCCGGACGACCCCGAGTCCAGCAATCCAACCTGCTGGCTCCGCGCCTCGCTGACGAGGTTCGAGGTCGTCGTCGCACCGCCCTCGCCGACGAGGTTGCGGGTGCGTTCGCGGAGCCCCTCGCAGCGCTCGTAGACGGTTTCACGGTCGATTCCGGCGCGGTTCTGTCGGGCGTACGGACAGACGTCCGCCTTCCCGACGAGCGTGAGTCCGGAGACGGGGTCGTACCCCTCCGGGAGGCTCTCGTTTATCGTTTCGAGATCCGTCTCGAACTGGCGGAGCTGCTGTTTGACACTCGTGAGCACGAACACGCGCTCGAACGCGGAGTCGGGGTCGCGCACGCGGTCGAGGCCGGCCGTGAGCGCGAGCATCGTCTTACCGGTCCCGCACGCGCCCTCCAACGCGAGGAACCCGCCCGCCTCGGCGGCGTCGATGGCGGCGTCGATGCCGTCGGCCTGCTCTGGGTAGGGCTCGGGGTGGCCGAAGAGGTCGGCCCACGGCGGCGAGTCGGTCACGGAGACGGGTTACGCGGCATCGGATTTAAACGCTTCATCGGCTGTTGCGAGTATCGCAGATGCAGGCGTTTCCGGTGCGGGCGTCGCGAACGCGGGCGCTGCCGGTGCGGGCGTCGCGAACGCGGGCGCTGCCGGTGCGGGCGTCGCAGCCGCTCGTCGCCGCTCTTGCGGCGAGCGGCGGTCCGCCGGCGACCGGAGGCCTCACCCGACGATATCGTGGAGGTCGGAGAGCTGCTCTATCTCCCACGTCGGCCAGACGTTCAGGTCCCAGTTGCGGCGGTGCGGGCGGCGGATGAACGCCGAGTCGATCCCGGCGTTCTCGGCGGCTCGCACGTCGGACTCGTTATCGCCGACGAACAGCGCGTTGTCGGCGTCGAGGTCGCCGAGCGCCTGCTCGATGTAGTGGGGGTTCGGCTTCCGAAGTTGGAGCGAGTGGATCGTCGGCTCGCGGCCGTAGGCGGCACCGAACCGGTCGAACCCCTCGAAGTGGTCGACGAGGAAGTCGACGGTCGCCTGCTGGTTCGAGGAGACGATCCCCATCTCCACGTCGAGGTCCTCCAGTTCGTTGAGGTCGTCGTACGGGGTCTTTCGTCCCGCGCGCGCCTCGTGCTGTTGGGCCTTCGAGACCACGTCGTCGCGAGTCCGCCAGAACGACCCCGGATCGAGGTCGTACGTCTGACAGACGGTCCCCACGCTGCCGGGGGTCGCGCCGATCGTCATCTGCTCTACGTCGTCCGAATCGGGCTCCTCGACGCCGCACTCGACGAACGCGTCCCGGGTCGCATCCCGGAGCACGTCGAATCGCGTGCGGCCCACGAGGACACCGTCGTTGTCGAACACGACGGTATCGTACGTCATACACCACATCGACGGCCGAGAGGGATAAGCGTTTCAGTCGGATTATCGGCGACGAGACGCGAGACCAGCCGGGTTTACATCGCGTCCCGATATGAAACGAGGCATGCGCGTGAGCGTCATCGGCGGGAGCTCGATCGGGGCGGAGACCGCGGCGGTCGCCGAGGAGCTCGGCGAGCGGCTGGCCGAGCGCGGCCACGTCGTCGTCTGCGGCGGGCTCGGCGGCGTCATGGAAGCGGTCTGTCGCGGCGCTCGCGGGGTCGGCGGCGAGACCATCGGAATCCTCCCGACCGACCGACGCGCGGACGCGAACGACCACGTCACCACGCCGATCGCGACGGGGATGGGTCACGCGCGCAACGCGCTCGTCGTCCTGAACGGCGACGCGGTGATCGCGGTCGACGGCGGTCCGGGGACCCTCTCTGAGATCGGACTCGCGCTCGCGCACGGACGGCCGGTCGCGGGGCTCGACACCCACGATGTCGCGGGCGTGGCGGCGGTCGAGTCGCCGGACGCGGCGGTCGAGCACGTAGAGGGGGCCTAGATTGGTCCAGATCTGCCGCCGAGCGCCGTCGCTAACTCGGTGTCGACTCTCCTGGCGGCGCTGGTCTTGACCGTCACGCGTCGTCGACGCCCGTTATCTCGAATCTGGCCCCGCCGCTCGCGCCCTCTGACACGTCGATATCCCACCCGTGGGCGGTGGCGATGTCGCGAGCGATGTTGAGGCCGAATCCCGTCCCGTCGTCGTTGGTCGTGTACCCGATCTCGAACACGCGCTCCCGGTCGTCGCGGGGAATTCCCGGGCCGTCGTCCTCGACGAAAAAGCCCGACGGCATGACGGCCTCGGCCCGCGTCGTCGTGTACATCGGCGCGATCTCGCCGACGGTGACGGTCACGTCGTCGTCGCCGTTCTCGGTCGCGTTGCGGAACAGGTTCTCGAAGAGCCGCTTCAGTCGGCTCGGATCCGCCAGTATCGTCCGGTCGCCAGCAATGACGAGCGTCGCGCCGCCGGTCTCGACGTTTGCCCAGCACTTGTTGGCGAGCGTTGACAGCTCGACCGGTTCGCGTTCCCGCGGTGTCTCGCCCTGTCTCGCGAGCGTCAGCAGGTCGGCTATCAGTTCGAGCGTGCGGTCGACCGCGGTCGAGGCGTCTTCAAGGTGATCGGAGTCGCAGTCGCGTTCCGCCAGGTCGAGCCGCCCCTGTGCGACGGTGAGGGGATTTCGGAGGTCGTGAGAGACGCCGCGAACAAACTCGTCGAGCCGCTGTCGCTGCCGTTCGACGTCGGCGGCGGCGCGAGCGGACGCCACGACGTTCGATATCCGATGAGCGAGGACGGTCGCGTCCGCGTCGCCGCACGCTCGCACGACGTCGGTGGCCCCCGCGTCGAGCGCCTCGGCGGCGGCGTCCGCGTCGAGCGCCTCGTCGAGACAGCACACGATCGGGAGGTCCGAGCGTCGGTCCCGGACTGTCTCGACGATCGGCGTTGCGGTCGCGTCGACGGGCGTCCCGACGACGAGCAGGCAGTCGATCGCCGAGTCTCGGAGCAGGTCCACGGCCGCGTCGACTCCCGTGACCGGTTCGACGACGAAACGGTCGTCCGCGCGCTCCAGCGACGACGACAGCTCCGTCGCTCTGTCGGAGGTGCCGACGAGGACGACGGCTATCGAGTCGCGAGTCAGTGGCATCGGGCGTGTATGGTGTTCTCGCGGTCACCGATGTATACTTATTGGCCGTGCCGTGTGCCGTCACCACTCAGCGCCACGAGGGGTCGTCGGAACCGTCCGGGTCGTCGCCGGCGGTCGTCTCTCCCGAGCCGCCTGTCGTCTCGTCGTCCGCATCTTGATCGGCGGCGGCGATGTTTCTGAACCGATCGTCGGGCTCGTCTCGATCGTTTCGGGCGCGGTCGTCGCGGGCGCGGTCGTCGCGGGCGCGGTCGTGTTCGCCCCGCCCGATCCGACCCGCGTCGTCCGGCGAGCCGCCGACACCGGAGGCGACGCGGTCGCGGTCGTCGCGCCCGTCGAGAACGTGGGCGACGAGGTAGCCGAATCCCATCGCGTTGAGCGCGCCGGTCACGAGGCCGCCGAGAACCGGGACGACCCCGAGAAGCGCCCACGCGAGCGCGCCGACGACGAGCGCCGTGCCCAATCCGTCACCGACGTCGGTCACGTCGCCGATCCAGCGCCCGAGCGCGACGACGCCGACGGTAGTGGTCGCGACGCCGACGACCGCGAGCGCGAGCAGTCCGGGGATGACGACGAGGAGCCCGACGATCGTGATGGCGAAAAGGACCGCCGCGGCCGCGATCGCGATGTACGCGCCGAACCCGTAGACGAACGCCATGACCGGCTCGCCGCGCACGTACCTGGCTCCCTCGTCGGTGAAATCCGGAGCGACGGCGATCACGATCGCGCCGAGGACGCCGACGACAGCGAGTTCGATCACGAAGGAGAGCCCGGTACTGATGGCGAATCCGAGCGGCTCGGTCGGGTTCGTCGGCCCCGGACCGATCCCGTCTATCGCAGTCGAAAGCAGTGTGGAGGGCATCGTCCACAGTGTGACGGACGGGTTTCAA
Protein-coding sequences here:
- a CDS encoding HAMP domain-containing sensor histidine kinase, coding for MPLTRDSIAVVLVGTSDRATELSSSLERADDRFVVEPVTGVDAAVDLLRDSAIDCLLVVGTPVDATATPIVETVRDRRSDLPIVCCLDEALDADAAAEALDAGATDVVRACGDADATVLAHRISNVVASARAAADVERQRQRLDEFVRGVSHDLRNPLTVAQGRLDLAERDCDSDHLEDASTAVDRTLELIADLLTLARQGETPREREPVELSTLANKCWANVETGGATLVIAGDRTILADPSRLKRLFENLFRNATENGDDDVTVTVGEIAPMYTTTRAEAVMPSGFFVEDDGPGIPRDDRERVFEIGYTTNDDGTGFGLNIARDIATAHGWDIDVSEGASGGARFEITGVDDA
- a CDS encoding HAD family hydrolase codes for the protein MTYDTVVFDNDGVLVGRTRFDVLRDATRDAFVECGVEEPDSDDVEQMTIGATPGSVGTVCQTYDLDPGSFWRTRDDVVSKAQQHEARAGRKTPYDDLNELEDLDVEMGIVSSNQQATVDFLVDHFEGFDRFGAAYGREPTIHSLQLRKPNPHYIEQALGDLDADNALFVGDNESDVRAAENAGIDSAFIRRPHRRNWDLNVWPTWEIEQLSDLHDIVG
- a CDS encoding ATP-dependent DNA helicase, with amino-acid sequence MTDSPPWADLFGHPEPYPEQADGIDAAIDAAEAGGFLALEGACGTGKTMLALTAGLDRVRDPDSAFERVFVLTSVKQQLRQFETDLETINESLPEGYDPVSGLTLVGKADVCPYARQNRAGIDRETVYERCEGLRERTRNLVGEGGATTTSNLVSEARSQQVGLLDSGSSGTAAGPATGDAPGSAAPDADYLSVDGEATPYRPDTEEFEGTEFCPFYAGFLDDLPEDGDPAEAVPFDVTDIGHVDSDELVRLAAGHGSCPHSVMGALVPEVEVVIGNYYHAFDPVTTGTFTGALLDDATFVVCDEAHMLEPRVRDLVSDAVADASLRDAENELTRVVQPLSFETAGAESEDAALVRGEIEDSDVTVDEIEAVREFYADLRGELDRRVTERLDRERPDWRASMRELDDDEIPLRDPEAPGEDAITTWAKREEYGDRVWARAKQVGAVVKRVLDSLEDEDKKRAAPGVGRTLNAWYREGHEDFFRAVDLERTWDETAPPDSWRRAYNASLALYNCLPSEPIGDRLAEFGGGVLMSATLEPMDVFREVTGLDHLEARGRPVVERTYGLSFPPENRASFAVDAPKFTHENRGPPGERNDTRLAHLDATAAVARREGNVLVGTPSYAEATWMADALDDRLDKPVLLDESSGDRATESLKDDFFAGDGKVLVTSLRGTLTEGVDYRGDRLSAAVVCGVPIINTARPRTRAVITAYDRRFESGFKTALTVPAVRKARQAVGRVIRGPDERGVRVLLDARYARESWNSVRAYLPDHEREEYRPVSPDMLEFALDRFTRETAGD
- a CDS encoding TIGR00725 family protein → MRVSVIGGSSIGAETAAVAEELGERLAERGHVVVCGGLGGVMEAVCRGARGVGGETIGILPTDRRADANDHVTTPIATGMGHARNALVVLNGDAVIAVDGGPGTLSEIGLALAHGRPVAGLDTHDVAGVAAVESPDAAVEHVEGA